Part of the Capsicum annuum cultivar UCD-10X-F1 chromosome 12, UCD10Xv1.1, whole genome shotgun sequence genome is shown below.
TCCCTTACATATATTTTTAAGTAATTCTGATCCTTTGAATTTATTTAAAAGTGGAAAAAATATAAATTCCGATAGTTTGAAacttaattattgaaaattttaatattttatataattgcggaaaatttaattttaagtcTGTCGACATACATTATTAGCTCctataatacatccaacgaagatatattttttgctttataaagatacataattagctcccgatacatttcTCCGATTTCAAATTTGTCGATATACATAGTTAGTTcttgatacatccaacgaagatacataattagttaaaatttttgtaattactttgtagaaatgaaaatttatgtgAATATGTTAAGTTAaggtttatgttatttttcctagtTTTTATTTACTTTGAATAATAATTCGATTTGTTAAAATTTTAGAGGAACAATGTCGAATAATCAATTAATTCGATCCTTTAGATTTTAGGGAAACAACGAAAATAAAGACTTGATCGAAATCATAGAAAAATTTCATCATATCTCAAAAGATGCAACACAAAAGAAAGCGGCTATATTAGacatcaaaaatgacaaaaattgaaaAGCAATAGTCGCATCTCCAAATTAAGTGAGTTACCCACTAAattatattttcaagattttcgtAAAATTTAACGGATAGAGTTTATTAAATATTTGAGGAAGTTTAAAAATATTCACTTATGATTGATTTAGAGAGTGAAATATTTAGAGAGTAAAAACTATCGAGAAACATATTAAAAGAATTATTTCAAACCTACCTTGATCATAAGGACATTGCTCCTaaataacaaaacaacctcaTTGCTTCTAAACTATGCGAAATAATTCAAAATTAGTTTTCattaaaaattagaattaaacgTGTTCTTGTCGTTATCAATATGGGCTACATTTATCCCTATTTTCGTACGATCAAAGGCAGAGACGGACCTACATTGAGGCTAGCGGGTGCATGTACACCCGTTAGCCTCGAGAAAAACTCTGCATATATgatttgtatatctatatatatagcagagtattatgttaaatatatgttgTGCACCCACAATAGCAACTAGGTTGGCTGGTGAGATGGTTCGGTATGCCACTTGAAAGTTGATCTTAATGTGTGATTGCTCAGGTTCGAGCCCCAGCAACAACGTTTTATTGCTCCTTTTGATATTTCCCAATTTTCTATTGCGTGATTGTTCTGGTTCAAACTCCAACAATAATATTTCTTTATTGCGCTTTTTTCTATTTTCCAAGTTTCTTTACACTTATTGTgcaaatgtatatatttattttttgattaaaaaagacTTCCTGCTTAGTAGTCATTTAtttcatactttttcttttttcttttatgtattgtggatattattgagctattttttattttatttcaaaatacaagcTTCTCTCCAACTTCACAAGGCAGATATTCTCCCTAACTTCTAttgtataaaatttattttcttttaatcttttgatcattgagttattttttatttaaaaaattagcaatttaaaGTTTGAGGTAGGCTTAAATCAAACGTTACCCGTTACAACTATCTAGCAAACAAATCTCacgaatttcatattttttgaaaactttctattattgttcaaaatataaaagtacgTTGCATTTAAGTACGGTGAATAACACACTTTTGTCATATTAAATCTaattaatgatattcaataatattaaaattttgcttataaaatactataattaataagtTTTCAAAGAAATGTATGTCGAACTTTGACACTattaattactatatttaaatatagagGTGCACCCGTCAAGCTTAGATCCTGGGTTTGCCTCTGATCAAAGGTTAGCGCTGATTATGAGTCCACCAATTAATTCGTAAGCTTTTTAGGCAAAGGTAAATCTAAATGTGTGGCTTGGTACTCAATAAAGTGAGTTGATCATGATGATGTATCTATTACTAATAtgaaatttgatatttattttgtcaAATTAATCAAAATGCATGCAAATTGCCCAAGAAATCACTATTATAAACCAATAAGGgttaaacaacataaaattcGACGGTTTGAGCTTAATGACGGTAAAATTTGACATTCTGCATAATTATTGACAATTTCGATTTTGAGTTTATTGAGACACATAGTTAGCTCTGAATACATTCTACGAAGATAcacttttttcctttataaagatatataattagctctcgatatatatattttttaattttgaatttatcgaGACGCATAATATATcaaatgaagatacattttttctttgtaaaaagatatataattagctttcgctgtatttttttcgattttgggactgttgagatacataattagcttcccgATATATctaacgaagatacataattagttggcCCCCTCCAGActccaccaggtgggaatacactgggtttgttgtttgtttgttttgttactatgtaagaatgaaaatttgtgtaaataaaataaattaagatgTATGATTATGTTGTTTTTTCCAAACAATAATAATGGAAATTTGATATAGGATTTCACACTGAATATTTTAGTGGAAGGTAAGAGTTTTAAATTTGGACCATACACTTATTCAACCAAAAATACATTATAGGCCTCATTTTAAATCTTGCAAGTTCTTCTTTTAAAGCCCAAAATATCACTAGTATTCCCAACATTGGTCCAAATTCCCCCAAACTAGTAGTGAAAATTTTGTTCTTTTACTACAAAGCACTTGCAAGCAAATGCTTCCTCTTTCGTTCGGTGGAATTGCGAAGCCATTTTCGGGGCGGATCAGTGTAAAGTGTGAGTATACTATACCTTTGAGAACAACAATAAATAACCCTTCAGATTCCATGGCTTCACCAAAATGGGCTCAGAAAACTGTAACTCTTCCTCCTCAAAGGCGAGGTTGTCATCTTGTTACTTCCAAGGTATTCTGTTTGCTTATGATTAATTGTGAATAACTTTGTTACTCCATACGTTAGTCTAatttatgaatgatattttttcGCTTATTGAGATTCAATTTGACTAATTAGAAggtggtggacagagttacctagtACTTGTTGCCAGTGTGTGAAGTGCACAAGTTGGCCTGGTCACCAttcttataaataaataaataaataagttgatTAATTGGGAATAATTGTTACTCTATACATCGtctaatttatgtgatatttttcACTTATTGGGAGTCAATATGACTAATTagaaggtggtggtggtggacagagttacctattACCTGTTGCTAGTGCGGAATGCACAAGCTGGCCTGGTCACCACgcttttaaataaataaataaataagttgatTAATTTTGAGTAGTTGTTACTCCATACATCGTCTAATATATGTGATATTTTTCGCTTATTGAGAGTCAATTTGACTTAGAAGTTGGTGGTGGACAGAGTTACGTAGTACATGTTGCTAGTGCGAAGTGCACAAGCTGGCCAGATCACCAcacttataaataaataaataagttgatTAATTGTGAATAATTTTGTTACGCCATATGTCGTCTAACTTATGTGATATTTTTCGCTTATTGAGAGTCGATTTGACTAATTAGAAGTTGGTGGTGGACAGAGGTACTATGCTAATACAAGGTGCACAATCAGCACggttataaataaataaataaattgattaattatGAATAATTATTACTCCATATGTTGTTCAATGTATGTGAAATTTTTCGCTTATCTCATATCAATTTGACTACTTAGAATCTCATAGCCTGTTTGGTCAAAGCTTTTGGGAAGGCGAAGGGACTTATTTTGAAAAACTGAGTTGATTGGCCAAGCCGCCAAGCTTTTGGGTGCAAAATAAATGATTATGGGAGTAGTAGAAGTTGTTTACGGAAGGTAAAAAGAGTAGATTTTCTCGAAAGTGCTTTAGAGAAAAATACATTTAGAAGCACTTTTAAAAAGCTTAGGCAAACACTAATTGCAGATTaataaaagtttttaaaatttattggtCAAACACAAACTGCTTCACagcaaaaatactttaaaaaaaaaattgaaaaagaaacacATTTCAAAATAAGTTGTTTTTAGGAATTTGACCAAATAGGCTATTAGAAGCTAAAATTTGATTACATTAACTCAATGTTGTAAAGTTttgatattcaaaaactatattgaaaaatcattaatttaagcTATAATTGTATCATGAAtagcatgaaaaaaattacatttcaACATGTTGGTCTTTTACATAGTTTGAATCTCGAAAAGCAAGGAATGACACATAAACTGGGACTGGAATGAAGGGAGTAGAAAAAAACTGGCGCGTGTTTCCGAGCTGTAGATGATTAagtttttgattgattgtttGTTTCTTGCATGTTAAGTGAACGAAGATGTTACCAAGACTGCAATTTTAGAGAGATTTGGTAGTGTTAACATATGGCCTATGGGGTCGTTTCTGTAACTGAAACATTGGATGGTTGATATTTTGATGATCTCTACCTTATTGGTAGCAACTTATTTTTGTTCTTGCTTTCCGAAGAAATTGATGTTAGTAGTAAAGCTTGTTTTCTGACAACGGCACCTCAATTATCCCATCAACACCTGTTAACTCCCACCAACACGGGAATcgggtaactctgtccaccaagccTTAAgcagatggaaagaaatcacctaacTCCCTATGTCTTGTGATTTGAATTATGAACACACTTAACTGTCCGCTAGGCTACAACCTTGGTTGCTAATCCTATTATCTCAAATTAAACATACCCGCAAAATCGTGTCTATATTTGCTTGATTAGCTTTTATGAAACCAGGTTTCCTGTGCTTTACTTGACCCCTTGTTATGTCCATCATTTTAATTAGTTGCAGTTACTGAAAGTATTTGAGAGTACTATTGAACTTTAATCACATTATCCTGTTACGTTACCACTACCGACTCCATTGGTGAATTCGAAATGTGCATGATTGCTTAATAAGCTCTTACCGATCGAGTTATCCCAAGCTAATCTTCTACCGCCTGATCAGCCTGTAAAAATGTGTAATacgtttctcttatttttctagCTGATGGAGGTCAAACTAATACATCCAGTTCATTTCTTATTCTCTATGCACAAAACAACATAGGATGGTTTGCTTCTTGGTCATTTCGTTAAGTATTATTTTCATAAAGCAAATAATTTCTTGGAAACCACCATTTGAGAATTCTAGTTTTGTTGCTGATAGTTCAGCTTAATCTTTGAACGACAAGTGGAAGAGTAATTGATTCAATTGGTTAATagaatcataatttttttcatctttgttACCAGTGGAAAGTTTTTTAAGTTTCcacttttccatttttttagttCGGAAAAAGATAAGTGAAGAGTTACTTCAATTGATTGTTCTGGGGAATGTTTTCAGCAATTTCGTAGTATAAATTCAGGTTTAGCTAAGCTTGCTTGTGGTTAGCCATGTGGGATGTGGGGGGTGGGGAGTGAGAAATAGATATCATTTTGGTAGGCGTGATCAACATGGACAGGATTATCTTTGAATTACATTTATCTTGTTGCTGTTAGTTCAGCTTAATCTTCGAATGACAAGTGGGGGGGTAATTGATTCAATTGGTTTATAGAATCATAATGTTTTTCATCTTTGTTATCGGTAGAAATTTTCTTAAGTTTGCACCTTCCCATTTTCCGTTATGTTAGTTCCAAAAGTGGagaagttacttcagttgattgTTCTGGGAAATGCTTTCAGCAATTTAGTAATACAAATTCAAGTTTAGCTAAGGTTGCTAGTGTTTAGCCATGGGGTGGGGGTGGGTAGAGAGGAGTGAGAAATATATATCATGTTGGTGGGCATAATCAACATGGACAGGATTATTTTGAATTGCATTTATTTTGGCCCTTACAAGAATAAATGTGACAATAAAAACTGTGAAATTGAATGGCCTATTGGTTGGCTCACAAACTAAACTGACATGTTTTCTTACAAAAGTAGAATGTATTCGGCTTCCATTCTTACTCTTCTGGCTTATGAAACATCTTTTGATAAGGTGATATCCTGACTTCATATACAGTTACATGGGCAGTTATTAGCTTTAGTATTTCTAGCTACCTCACACACTTTTAATTTTCAGTTGCTAGGCTAGTGCTGCTATTATATTGATCAAGacataatatgaaaaatgttcTTATGATAACCTTATCGAAACTTGGGCATTCTGTACCTTGGTAGTGGAGCAACATGTCTCTATTTTCAAACGAAGTACTCACAGAAGAGTTAATTTCTCTTTCTCTTGCCCAATATTGTGTTCTATCCTCCCCCCCCTCCTCCTCCTCCCACTCCAACAAAAAGATTATGTTATGCTTCTGATTAGTAAAATCTTAATCTTTTCATCAGATTATGAAGGAAATTGGTCAAGAGATGTCAGGCTTCAAATGTGGCCTTGCTCATTTTTTCCGTAAGTGGCCTCATTCTGACATTTCATTTGAAATTCTTCTTTATGTCTCTTAATTGGCACAGTCATTTGCACCAGAAACTATTATGACTGAATTGTTAGCTGTGTGTTTAACCAGTGCAGCATACAAGTGCTTCTTTAACTATAAATGAAAATTATGACTCGGATGTTCGAGATGATACAGAGACATTTCTTAGTAGGGTTGTCCCAGAGGTAAGATTATTCTGCCAATTTGAGTATTTGTGGTTCATTGTTGCGGAGAGTCTCATTTTGTTTTAAAATGACAATATCAGGGGACATCTGCGCCATGGAAACATACTCTTGAGGGTAAGTGTGTCGCTTAATGCAATTCCTCTGTCtgctatttcttttcttttagtttttgttCATCAGGTGTGAGACTGGATTCTATTCCGGGGGTTGTATAGTAGTTTCCATTTCTTGACTCTATTAAGATTTAAGAGTTTGTGCTCAGGCCTAAGATGCTTAATAAGCCAACATGGCTGTATTATCGGGAGTGAACGTTCCAGCTTAAGAAACGGCATTTTCAATATAATTAAGTAGCATAAAACTCCACAAATTACTGGAAAATGTAGTAATCTTTGAAAAAACAAAACCTAATATCCTCTTGTAAAACTGCGAGAAACTCAAAATGTTTCATCAATGTATCTtcaaaatgaagaaaacttaCATCTTGCAGAGAGAAGGTATGGAATCAAAATACATGAGATCCATAGTAGTCCTCGGGCTGGCATTGCCATGATCCCCCTTTTAAGCAGTCCGAGTTAGCACCTTTCAGTGTGATTTACATCTACAGATGTGTTCGCAATACAAGAAAACCTAAGATGAAATGGAATGAGAATCGAGACATTAAGAGACTAGCagagagaagaaaaatgagaTAGAGAAGAATCACTACATGAATGTTCCTAGTACTGGGAGTCATTGATAAAAAACTGGTGAGTCTGGTTATAACTAGATTGAAATCGATATGAGTTTAAGATAAAAACATGTAAAGGGAAGGCTGCAATGCTTGCAAATGAACAAAGAGAATGAATGCTTGGAATGTAATGTAGCTTGTTAAATAAAATGAATGAAATTGGAAGTTGGAAGGGAATGACTCTTGCATAGGTGAGAAAGAGAGTAGTGTGTTGGAGAAACTGGAGCGGCAAAGGAAGTAAACATGGGATCTAGGTTTTACTGCTTAAGGTTTTGCTCGAGATTCAAGAAGGTAAGAGAATTGTCTAGGGATATAACTGATCGGAGATTGCAATTGAGCTAAAATGTAGCTTTGTTCTCGATATCCAATTAATGTACATCAGCGACATTGTAGAACTTGTGAATGATATTCAAATGGAATTCGTGCACCAACTAATCTAACAATGTACAATGTAGCTAACCAATTGGATTCAAGCTTCAGCTTACTTCAAACTTAATTTCTAGCTCAATCATCACTTACATCAGCATCCAGTTCGCTTCCTCATGTGATGCATAGCTAGACTGTTGATTCTCGTTGtacattaatttttcattaaaaagtaAAATGAAGAAGATTGAAAAATGACTATCTTAACATGATTGAAGAATTTCCCTCTCTTACTGCATTTTAGTTGTCTCTGGAGGTCGTCAGAGTCGGTTTAATGTCTAGAAAAATtatctgtttattccttgttgatGATTCAGACTTCCATTCGGCAGATTGTGTCCTGCCTACTGATAATGCCACCACTTATTTACCTAAGTAAAATATTCTATTGAATAACCATTGATCTTCCAGAttgaatttatctttttctttcctcCTTGGTTAACTTGTCTTTCTCAATTTTATTAGTTGTTATTTGACGTTGCCATGTTGCAATTTTGACAGGGCCAGATGACATGCCTGCACATATTAAGTCATCGATGTTTGGCTGCAACCTCACGTCTGAATATCTccttgttttaatccatatatTTTGCCGCACCTCCTCCATATACTGATATTTAACATGTCTTGGATTTTCAGGATACCAATCACAGATGGAAAGCTAAACATGGGAACCTGGCAGGTACTTGTGCCTCTTTCCAGGTCATTTGATTTGAGCATGCCTAGAACAATGAAATCAACACGTTTACCTTTATGTTGCATTGTGTGTTCTGTTAAAAAGCAGATTGTTAAATGTGTTACAATCTATTGTCGATAACCAAGTTGTTACACATAGTGCCAATTCTTCCCTGTCTTGATGAACATGTAATTGTCAATTACACATTTGGCGGGATCGTAGAGATCCAAACCATCACAAGGATAAAAAGCTTTCCATGGAAACGGTTCTTACCAACTTTCAATTGTTCTATTCTATCGAAGACAAGACCATTACATGTCTATTTATTCACTCCTAACTGTAAGACTTCCAAGGTATGATGAACAACTAATGTTTTTCTGAATCTCAGGGCTTATGGTTGTGTGAGCATCGTGATTCGGCTACCCCACGTAGAATTGTGATCACCCTGAATGGCATCTGAAGCCGCTAAAGTGAAGTGTTAAAGAAGTTCAACGAGCTACCAACGTCTTATCTGAAATCGTCATATGTAATACCTATTACACTGTCCTTGGGTGTGATGTTTTTCTAGTCCATTTTAGTTTATAATGATATGGAAGTGATGAAAGCCTCTTGGCCATTTCTGTTGTACACCTACTATGTTGTTTCTGTGTCCCATTTTCTTTATGACCAATGTATTTCCATTTACTCAAATATTCCACAATTTTATCCttgtcaatgaagtgggttgagaaccaTAAGATAGAGACagaaacactaggtgatttcttctcatgtCCTGGCCTTGGTGGGCAGAGTTACTTGATCCTGTTGCTGATGGAAGGTGATATGTATCCgtagaattagtcgaggtgtCCACAAGTTGATCCAGACACCACagtttccaaaaaagaaaaaaaaattgtcattctaTTCTAAAGAGAACAATGGTTCACAAGCTTCTCGTCCACAAGCTCCTATGTGTTTTCATTTTCATgtagtgaaattcatgaaattgcTAGACCTATTTCCCTTCTCTACCTGCACACACAAGTCAAGATTGAGTTTTAAACAGAACTACGTTGATTAAAACTTGTGTATGATCTAAATTTgggtaaattttgatttttgctCAATTTGAAGGGCAAGTGAGAAAAGACTAATTGAAAGCATAGTATAGTGATTTAGAAGATGTGCTCTTCATCTTGAcgaatacaacaacataccagtatattcccacaaagtggggccTTGAGCggtaaagtgtacgcaatccataccactacctcatacCAAGTAGAGAGGTTTCCAACAGCACTTCATCTTGACGAATAGAATACAAAATTGTTTGCACACGTTTTCTGCATTCCTATCgaaaaacaacctttctatcccacAAAAGTGAAGGTCTACGTAGAGCCATGAGCCAAATAATCAAAAGCATTGTCATTAAAACCAATATACCTGGTTGAAATGCATATTCAATAAGATACATTTCCAAAGACTTTCAAGCCTAAGACATTCTGCAACAAGCATACAATCCACAGTACAAAAAAAGTTCCAGGATCCATTCCCACTCCTAACAACGTTAATGGCTGAAAGTATATTACTACGACTTTTGACATACATAAACTCGAGACAACCTTAAATATACAGACAATACATTCTTCAATAAAACAGCAGAATAAAAGAGGGGATACACGCGAGTGAGGTTAGATCACCTGCGAAAGAAGAACCCCCAAACAAAAGCAGAAGAAGAGAGCCAAGCAATTCAGCCAATAGGacttatatatataatactcTAAAGATTAGTGCTACCATGCAGCAATGTTGCCTTTTGCTTCTCTCAAACTTCTTCCTCTCCTGTAGTCTATCTCTGCATCAGAGGTTGACAAACCATGGTCATGTCTCCGACTTAATCTTAAAGTTCCCATTTTGGAGAAGATGCCTTCATCGTCACTCATAGCATGGTTGGCAGGTTCAATTTGCTTAAAAACATCTATGGGATGCTTTGGAGACATGTGATCTGTCGATGTACAAGACAGAAGAAGTCAGTCCAAATCTAGAACTACATCTAGATAATATATTACTGTTTAAGGATCCCAAGAATATGAAATGGTAAATATAGAACTGTAAAATAATCCCTCATTTTATCCCGAGAttatttatcccttatacctcacaccaaacgacccctaagactTTTGATTGTAGTAATTAACAACCAACTTTTACTATTTAAAACTAGCAAGGGAGTAAAAAACTATGCACCTTTCATGCAATTGTCTGCTCCTTCAAAATGATTTGCCCCCGGTTTGCCCTGCTGAGGAGATGCCATATTAGAGATATTCCCTCGTTTTGTTCCCCCAGGTGTTGACATAGTTAGTATAATTTCCTCTTCTCGAGGCTTAGTAAAAGGGGTCATGCTAAATGATTCATCTAATCCAACATCAGAAATTTCCACATATTGTGGCGTACTAACAATCTCATCAGCACTGAACCCGAAGGATGCTCTATAAGCTTCTACCTCCTCTGGATCTTGTTTACATGGTTTGCTCTGCCAACTCTGCTGGCCATTCCCATTATTGGTTGAATAAGCATCGGTTTCTTTGGAAACACTCAGCCTTCCACCAGAATGAGGAAATAAAGAGTGGTCAATGTAATATTGGGCGAATGTAGCCGGACAGAAGAAATTTGAATCTTGAGTCAACTTGGAGGTGCTTGAATCAGGTCCTGGATACTTGATCTCGGATGAAGGAATAGAAGGATCCAATTGAGGAAGTTCCCTATCACCTGATGCCCTCGAAACAGGGGATCTGAGAGCACTAGCAGGACTTCCTGGATAGAGAGAGTATGTTGTTTGAAGATCATTGGCACCAGTGTTGGTTTTAACATTCACGGACGAGGAGAGGAACCGAGCGAAAGGCACATCTGGTGAAGAGGGAGTAGTTAGGTGGGCCAACTCAGGCGGAGGTGTGAAAGGAGCAGTAGATGGCTCAGTGGTGAAGTTTGAGAACACAGGAGGAGACACCAACTGC
Proteins encoded:
- the LOC107851050 gene encoding uncharacterized protein At1g76660, with product MGSEQNRFPQQQGPPLPSRRKRWGGCLGGLSCFGRQKGGKRIVPSRIPEANAMPNQQNVPQAGGLNNQTAALLAPPSSPASFSNSALPSTAQSPSCFLSSNSPGGPSSAMFATGPYAHETQLVSPPVFSNFTTEPSTAPFTPPPELAHLTTPSSPDVPFARFLSSSVNVKTNTGANDLQTTYSLYPGSPASALRSPVSRASGDRELPQLDPSIPSSEIKYPGPDSSTSKLTQDSNFFCPATFAQYYIDHSLFPHSGGRLSVSKETDAYSTNNGNGQQSWQSKPCKQDPEEVEAYRASFGFSADEIVSTPQYVEISDVGLDESFSMTPFTKPREEEIILTMSTPGGTKRGNISNMASPQQGKPGANHFEGADNCMKDHMSPKHPIDVFKQIEPANHAMSDDEGIFSKMGTLRLSRRHDHGLSTSDAEIDYRRGRSLREAKGNIAAW
- the LOC107851128 gene encoding UPF0047 protein YjbQ — translated: MLPLSFGGIAKPFSGRISVKCEYTIPLRTTINNPSDSMASPKWAQKTVTLPPQRRGCHLVTSKIMKEIGQEMSGFKCGLAHFFLQHTSASLTINENYDSDVRDDTETFLSRVVPEGTSAPWKHTLEGPDDMPAHIKSSMFGCNLTIPITDGKLNMGTWQGLWLCEHRDSATPRRIVITLNGI